The Petrotoga miotherma DSM 10691 genomic sequence TTTAACAGGTAGCGGTTTTGCAGCTTTTAAGCCTAAGGTAAGTATTGAAGAACAGGTTAAGGAAATGATTAATAGATACGAGAAAAAAGCTAATAAATTCCTGGCTTATTTTCAAGCAAACACCAATACTTATGCCCCTGTTGATGAATTGAAAGAAAAGTATGAAAGTAGTTTAATAGACGATAGAATAGTAGGTTTGGATGTATCGACCCGCCCGGATTGTGTCCCGGATGAGGTAATAACGCTTTTAAATACTTTTAAAGATAAAGTTGATGTTTACGTTGAGCTCGGTGTTGAGAGTATTAACCCCAATACGTTAAAGTATATGAACAGAGGGCATTCTTTAGCAGAAGTTATAGATTCTGTAAATAGGTTAAAAAAAGCGGGATTTGAGGTTATCCTGCATTATATAATAGATTTTCCTTGTGATACATTAGAAGATGTGAAAGAGATGGCTAAGGTTAGTTCAGCGTTGAAGGTTGACGGAGTAAAATTGCATTCTTTGTATATCGTTGAGAATACAAAACTTGCGGATTTGTATAAAAGTGGAGAATTTGTACCTTTGACGTTGGATGATTTTGTAGAAAGGGCAATTACTTTCTTGGAATACTTGGATCCAAAGATCGTGATCCATAGGTTAGTTGCCGATCCTCCAAAAATTGGAACGTTACATGGCAATTGGGGGATTTCTAAAATAAAGATTTTAAACTTAATTGAAAATACGATGAGAGAGAGGGGTTCCTATCAAGGTAAATATTTTAATTATTTGAATAATTGAAGTAGGACGGTTGATCGCGAGTAGGCATACTTGGCCTATTTTGAGGAAAGTCCGGACTCTAAGGGCAAGATACTGGTTAACAACCAGAGGGAGTGATCCCTGAATAGGGCCATAGAAAAGAAGACCGCCGAAAGGCAAGGGTGGAACGGTGAGGTAAGAGCTCACCAGTGTCAGAGCGATCTGGCAGCTTGGTAACCTCTATCTTGAGCAAGGTCAAGCAAGAAGGCCAGAGGTGGCCCGCCGAGAGACTTGAGTGTCCGCCTTCTGGGTAGACCGCGTAGATTAATGGTCAACTTGACAGAATCCGGCTTATAGTCCTACTGATATATTAAACAATGACGCCCGTTCTGGGCGTCATTGTTTAAGTTATTCTTCTTTCGGAAGTAATTGGAGTATAGATAATTCTGAAGCGTCACCTTTTCTATAACCGATTTTTAATATTCTTGTGTAACCACCGTTTCTATTTTCGTATCGGGGTGCGATCTCATGTACTATTTTGTAGACTAGTTTTCTGTCGTTGAAGTGTTTGTTTATATCCCTGTTTAAAGCTACTCTCCTTTCTGGGAGATCAGTCGAATTAGCTTCCTTGGCTTTGGTGATTATTCTTTCAACAAGGGGCCTTACGGCTTTTGCTTTTGCGGTAGTAGTGATTATACTTTCAGATTCAAATACACTTCTAGCCAAATTGTTCAACAACGCTTTTCTATGGGAAGCATATCTATTTAATTTTTTAGTTTTGACTCTATGCCTCATCGAAGGTGTTCCCCCTTTCTTCTTGGTGTAATTTTTCGTAATCTATATCAAATTTCTCACTTAGCTCTTTTTTTATCTCGTCTAAAGATTTTCTTCCAAAGTTTTTGATTTTAAGAAGGTCAGCAGGTCTTCTTTTTAATAGTTCTCCAATGGTGTCTATTTTTTCTCTTTTTAAACAGTTTTTAGCTCTTTTCGTTAAATCCAAAGAATCAATCTGAGTTTCCACTAAATCTTTTGGCAACCCAAAAATATTTTCTTCCGCTTCTTCCTCTTCTTCTTCCTCTCTTTCAACTGAAACTTCCATTTGTTCTATAGCGCCCTCTTCTCCTTCTTTTTCCCAAAGTTTGGAAATGAAATCAAAATGTTCCATTAAAATTTTTGTTGCTTCTTTCAAAGCTTCGGTGGGTGTTATGTTTTTTTTCGTCCAAATTTCAAGTATTAGCTTATCGTAGTCAGTTCTTCTTCCCACACGGATATTTTCGGTTAAATAGTTAACTTTAAGAACGGGACTGAACACCCCATCTATGAATATGTATTCAATATCACTTTGAAATGTCAATTCTTGGGCAGGAATGAAACCTTTCCCTGCTTGAGCGTACAATTCAAAGTCTACTTCCATATCTTTATTTACATGGGCTATAACAAAATTTGGGTTGGCTATTTCTACTCCTGCCGGAGTTTTTATGTCGCCACTTTTTATGACTTGACCTGCTTTGTATTTCTTCCTCAAGCTTAATAAAATTGGGTAATCTATCTCGTTGAGACTTTCAATGTCGTCAACCTTTAATTGAACCTTTTTTAAGTTTAAAGTTATTTCAATGATGTCTTCTTTTATACCCTCTATTGTGTCATATTCATGTAATTTTCCTGGGATACGTAACCCGGTTATAGCCAAAGATGGAATGGACGATAACAACACCCTTCTTAAAGCATTACCTAAAGTTATAGCATATCCTTTTTCCAGAGGAAACAATTCGTATTTTGAGTAGTTATATTCATCTTGCTCTTCCTTTTCAACTATCCTAAATTTTTCAGGTTTTATTAATATCTCCATATTTTCTCTGATCCTTATTGGGGAATCAGAGCACACCTCCTTTCCTGCCCCTTATGAGCGAGGTGATATTTTGTGTTTCAAATAAATAATACTTTTTACTTAGAGTAAAGCTCTATGATGTTAATCAAAGGTACAGGAACATCCATTTCATCAATATTTGGTAGTCTTTCGAAAGTTCCCCTATAATTTTCAAATTCCACGTTTACCCAATTGGGAATATTTCTATATCCTTCTTGCACTAATTCTAATCCTTCTCGTACTTGTTGTATGTTGCGACTTTTTTCCTTAACTTCTATTACATCCCCTACTTTAACTCTGTAAGATGGAATATTTACTTTCTTTCCGTTAACTAATATATGTCCATGAGTTACTATTTGCCTTGCCGTTCTTCTGTTTGGTGCGAAACCCATTTGATAAACTACAGAATCTAACCTTCTTTCTAAGAGTTGCATCAAAACTTCTCCAGTTTCTCCGCTTGGGGATCTTTCCGCTTCTTCAAAAGTATTTCTGAATTGTTTCTCCATTAAGCCGTACATTCTTTTTAAGGCTTGTTTTGATCTTAATTGCATAGCGTATTGAGTCAATTTTTGTTTTTGTCTTCCGTGTTGTCCCGGAATGTAATTTCTTTTTCTAAGGGCTGATTTCTCAGTGTAGCTTCTTTTCCCTTTTAAATAAAGGTTTATTCCTTCGCGTCGAGATAATTTTTCGAGTGGTCCTATGTACCTCGCCATTAATTCTTTCCCTCCTTAATTAGAATCTTTTCTTTTTTGGCCTACAACCGTTGTGAGGTATAGGGGTGACATCTTTTATACTTTCTACATTTAGACCTGCAGCCTGTAAAGCCCTAATAGCGGATTCTCTTCCAGAACCTGGCCCTTTAACATATACATCGACCCTTTTTACCCCCAGATTTAGAGCTTCTTTTGCAACTTTATCTGAGGCCATTTGAGCTGAGAATGGAGTCCCTTTTTTGGCTCCTTTAAATCCAACATTTCCGCCACTAGACCATATTATTGGCCTACCTTCAGTATCTGTTAATGTAACGATTGTGTTGTTGAAGGTTGAATGAATGTGCACAGCTGCTTTTTCGGGAGCAGCTTTCTTTTTTTTGGTTCTTTGCTTTACTCCTTTTTTTGCCATTTATTTAAAAGCCTCCTTAAAAATTTGATTTATTACTCTCTTTAGAAACGCTAAAACTTGTGTTAGCGCCCCTTCGCCCCGCTCCCCACCCATAAGGTTAAAGTAATTTTTATCCATTTACATAGCTTCCCACCCATGTGGAAGAGGGACATGCGGTCCCTTAAAACCCACAACTTATAAGGATAAAAGACTTTTTAACTCCCCACCCTTCTATGGAAAGGGTCTGCGATCCCTTAAACCCCACAACTTAGCCTTAAGGATGATGAGAAGCTCAGTTAGCTTTATCTTTTTTTGATCTTGGTTAGTCTTGGTCCCTTTCTGGTTCTTGCGTTGGAGTGGGTTTTCTGACCTCTTACAGGTAACCCCGCTTTATGTCTTTTCCCCCTGTAACTACCAATGTCTATCAAACGTCTGATATTTTTATTAACCTCTTGCCTTAGTTCACCTTCAACTTTATAATTTTCGTTTATGTGGTGAGTTAGCTTTGAAATTTCATCGTCGGTTAGTTCTTTTGCTCTTTTGTTAGGGTCTATTTCTAAGTTATTTAATATATCAAGTGCTGTTTTTCTACCTATTCCATAAATATATGTTAATCCTACAAATAACGCTTTATTATCTGGTACTTCAACACCTAAAATACGCGCCATCCTTTTATCCTCCTCTTAAAGAAATTCTTATTATCTTATTATCCTTGTCTTTGCTTGTGTTTTGGATTTTTTGAACATACAACCCAAACTTTTCCGCCTCTTTTTACTATTTTACAGTGCTCACATCGTTTTTTTACAGAAGCCTTCACCTTCATAATTTATTTCCTCCTTCTTGATTCTCATTCTCTGTATTGATCTATTTTTTAATTTTTGTTGCCTTTTTCCCTTTTCACTATTCTTCCTTTGTTTAAATCGTAAACGGAGACTTCCACAGTGACTCGGTCTCCTGGAAGTATTTTGATAAAATTTTTTCTCATTCGCCCAGAAATATGGGCTAATATTTCATGCCCATTATCTAATTTAACTTTAAAATTTGCATTAGGTAAAGCTTCAATGATGTATCCTTGCATAACAACGACGTCTTTTTTAGCCAATACAATCCCTCCTTTTTCAGGGATTTTTTTCTGTCATTAGTAACTCTAAAATACGATTTAGCGCCCTTCCCCCGCTGCCCCCCCTGTGGAAGAGGGACCTGCGGTCCCTTAGACCCATACGTTAAGGGGCTTGCCCCTTAAAAACCCCAAAATCTGTGTTTGTTTAAAAAAAGTTTTTTGCACAAGGCTGCAAAAGGGTAAACCCTTTAAGATCCCAAGTTCAAAATCAAAATCAACTTAAAAACATAGTTTGCATACTACAGCAAACAGTGCTCCGCCCTGTGACCCTTTTAAAACCAGATACTTAATTTTGGAAAATGATTTTTAGAACTTTTTATGTAAGCTGCGCTTAGTCCTTATTTGCGCCCCTTCGCCCCGCACCCCACCCTTCTTAGGAAAGGACCTGCGGTCCCTTAAACCCCTCAACTTACTCATAAGGATAAAAGAATTTTTATCCATTTCCACATCGCTGTCCGCCCATAAGGAAAAAGGGATGGAGGAGGGTTCCCCCGTGACCCTAAAAATAAACCCTTAAATTATAGTTGCGTTAGTATTTCTGGGCCATTTTCTGTCACGGCAATTGTATGTTCAAAATGCGCTGCTTTCGATCTATCTCTGGTTACCGCTGTCCAACCATCTTCTAAAATATCCACTTCGTAACTTCCCATAGATACCATTGGTTCTATAGCAATTGTCATGTTTTTTCTTATTTTTGGGCCTCTATCTTGTCTTCCATAATTTGGAATTTGAGGATCTTCATGTAATTTCCTTCCTACGCCGTGACCTACGTATTCCCTTATTACAGAAAAACCTTTACTTTCAATATAAGTTTGAACTTCGTAACCAATATCACCAATTGTATTACCAACTACAGCTTTTTTTATACCCATATACAAAGATTCTTTGGTCGCTTCAACCAATTCTTTTTCCCTTTCAGAAACTTGTCCTATTATGTAGGTCCTGGCAGAATCTGCTATGTATCCTTTGTAAGTTAAACCACAATCTACGGATACAACATCACCATTTTTTAAAACTTTACTTCTCAATGGAAATCCATGAACAACTTCTTCATTTACAGAAAAGTTGATGGCATATTTGTAACCACTATAACCTTTGAAAGTGGGTATAGCATCTTCCTTTTCCATGTATGCTAAAACATATTTTTCAATATCTTCTCCGTTAACGCCTTCTTTCACTATTTCCGGAAGTAAAGCGTCAAGAAGACGGGCAAGCTTTTTTCCAGCCCGTCTCATCATTTCTATTTCTTGATCAGTCTTAATTATTATCATTATTTGTTAAAACTCCTTAGTATATTAAACAATTCTTTTGTAACGTCTTCAACATCTTGAGCACCGTCTATTGTAATTATTTTGTTATTTTTTCTATAATATTCTATTACGGGCTCGGTATTTTTCTTATATACTTTGTATCTTTCTCTGACTACATCTTCTTTGTCGTCGTCTCTTTGAATTAATTTTGTACCACATACATCACATTTTTCGTCTTCTTTTGGTTTAAGTGTGATTAAATTATATACTTTTCCACAGTTTGGGCAAACTCTTCTATTACTTATCCTTTTTACTATTTCCTCTTCAGAAACATCGATTAGTACTGCCGCATCTATTTCTTTTTTCAACTCTTTTGTTGCCTGATCTAAAAATTTTGCTTGGTCTAAAGTTCTAGG encodes the following:
- the rpsD gene encoding 30S ribosomal protein S4 — translated: MARYIGPLEKLSRREGINLYLKGKRSYTEKSALRKRNYIPGQHGRQKQKLTQYAMQLRSKQALKRMYGLMEKQFRNTFEEAERSPSGETGEVLMQLLERRLDSVVYQMGFAPNRRTARQIVTHGHILVNGKKVNIPSYRVKVGDVIEVKEKSRNIQQVREGLELVQEGYRNIPNWVNVEFENYRGTFERLPNIDEMDVPVPLINIIELYSK
- a CDS encoding TIGR01212 family radical SAM protein (This family includes YhcC from E. coli K-12, an uncharacterized radical SAM protein.), with the protein product MVILLDLYNRLSEYFKNRYGERVQRLPINAGFTCPNKTGERGKGGCIYCDLTGSGFAAFKPKVSIEEQVKEMINRYEKKANKFLAYFQANTNTYAPVDELKEKYESSLIDDRIVGLDVSTRPDCVPDEVITLLNTFKDKVDVYVELGVESINPNTLKYMNRGHSLAEVIDSVNRLKKAGFEVILHYIIDFPCDTLEDVKEMAKVSSALKVDGVKLHSLYIVENTKLADLYKSGEFVPLTLDDFVERAITFLEYLDPKIVIHRLVADPPKIGTLHGNWGISKIKILNLIENTMRERGSYQGKYFNYLNN
- the map gene encoding type I methionyl aminopeptidase, producing the protein MIIIKTDQEIEMMRRAGKKLARLLDALLPEIVKEGVNGEDIEKYVLAYMEKEDAIPTFKGYSGYKYAINFSVNEEVVHGFPLRSKVLKNGDVVSVDCGLTYKGYIADSARTYIIGQVSEREKELVEATKESLYMGIKKAVVGNTIGDIGYEVQTYIESKGFSVIREYVGHGVGRKLHEDPQIPNYGRQDRGPKIRKNMTIAIEPMVSMGSYEVDILEDGWTAVTRDRSKAAHFEHTIAVTENGPEILTQL
- a CDS encoding adenylate kinase; this encodes MRLLFFGPPGAGKGTQAKKVAKEFDVVHISTGDILRDAVSKGTELGKKAKAIMDRGELVSDEIMNSLVKEKLEELDSFILDGYPRTLDQAKFLDQATKELKKEIDAAVLIDVSEEEIVKRISNRRVCPNCGKVYNLITLKPKEDEKCDVCGTKLIQRDDDKEDVVRERYKVYKKNTEPVIEYYRKNNKIITIDGAQDVEDVTKELFNILRSFNK
- the infA gene encoding translation initiation factor IF-1, whose product is MAKKDVVVMQGYIIEALPNANFKVKLDNGHEILAHISGRMRKNFIKILPGDRVTVEVSVYDLNKGRIVKREKGNKN
- the rpsK gene encoding 30S ribosomal protein S11, coding for MAKKGVKQRTKKKKAAPEKAAVHIHSTFNNTIVTLTDTEGRPIIWSSGGNVGFKGAKKGTPFSAQMASDKVAKEALNLGVKRVDVYVKGPGSGRESAIRALQAAGLNVESIKDVTPIPHNGCRPKKKRF
- the rpmJ gene encoding 50S ribosomal protein L36, encoding MKVKASVKKRCEHCKIVKRGGKVWVVCSKNPKHKQRQG
- the rpsM gene encoding 30S ribosomal protein S13, whose translation is MARILGVEVPDNKALFVGLTYIYGIGRKTALDILNNLEIDPNKRAKELTDDEISKLTHHINENYKVEGELRQEVNKNIRRLIDIGSYRGKRHKAGLPVRGQKTHSNARTRKGPRLTKIKKR
- a CDS encoding DNA-directed RNA polymerase subunit alpha, with protein sequence MEILIKPEKFRIVEKEEQDEYNYSKYELFPLEKGYAITLGNALRRVLLSSIPSLAITGLRIPGKLHEYDTIEGIKEDIIEITLNLKKVQLKVDDIESLNEIDYPILLSLRKKYKAGQVIKSGDIKTPAGVEIANPNFVIAHVNKDMEVDFELYAQAGKGFIPAQELTFQSDIEYIFIDGVFSPVLKVNYLTENIRVGRRTDYDKLILEIWTKKNITPTEALKEATKILMEHFDFISKLWEKEGEEGAIEQMEVSVEREEEEEEEAEENIFGLPKDLVETQIDSLDLTKRAKNCLKREKIDTIGELLKRRPADLLKIKNFGRKSLDEIKKELSEKFDIDYEKLHQEERGNTFDEA
- the rplQ gene encoding 50S ribosomal protein L17; protein product: MRHRVKTKKLNRYASHRKALLNNLARSVFESESIITTTAKAKAVRPLVERIITKAKEANSTDLPERRVALNRDINKHFNDRKLVYKIVHEIAPRYENRNGGYTRILKIGYRKGDASELSILQLLPKEE